The proteins below come from a single Dinghuibacter silviterrae genomic window:
- a CDS encoding ABC transporter permease: MLRTLFKTAVRNLARHRVFTLLNVVGLSTGLACSLLIWLWVRHELSFDRYPDVYRVTARVLDQEYPLTGAPLAEALKTQVPGVVETARIKGTFGGSTVFTVGNKYFEEKRAFFADPSLLRMFSLPLVSGDPATALVAPDGLLLTEHIAKKYFGDKNPVGETIRMGDKDVFKVTGVLKDMPSNTHLQVDILLPMSFDAKTDGDILNHHWDNLNFYTYVQLDPAKAPALQRQINQIYAEADASFKADIALQPVDRIHLYSTYPYDITGHGDIRYVRIFSLVALIILLVACINFMNLATARSARRAKEVGVRKVIGAPRWQLIAQFLGESAVVTFLSLLAGLVLLFVALPFFNDALGTTLSVDFAYGWILLGVFLLTALVAGSYPALFLSGFKPVKVLKGTATPGQSSTLFRNGLVVFQFVVSIVLMVGTLVVYSQLRYIRERDPGFNKTNLLYARLKGDLGRHIDALAAQMNTSPRLGKYTVVSEIPVNLSMGTAGVHWEGKDPNSLPMFSVMGVDTATIDVFGMHLVSGRNFSTAYPTDSLNYIVNESALRVLGWDARTAVGKPLQVWDNKGVVIGVIHDFNFKPVQSAVDPLIFKYNPGPKNDWLRRMVVVQTSPAGIGDLRAVMTRLNPNYDADYGFVDQQLSAQYQAEQRLGFLFNTFAVLAIFISCLGLGGLAAFTAEQRTKEIGIRKVLGASVQGIVALLSRGFLRLVGVSFALAAPIAYYCMQRWLGDYAFRIQLSAWFFVAAGGAAVLIALATVSIQAARAAIVNPVKSLKNE; this comes from the coding sequence ATGCTGCGCACCCTTTTCAAAACCGCCGTCCGGAACCTGGCCCGGCACCGCGTGTTTACCCTGCTCAATGTCGTGGGTTTGTCCACCGGCTTGGCGTGTTCCCTGCTGATCTGGCTTTGGGTCCGTCACGAGCTGAGCTTTGACCGCTATCCTGACGTCTACCGGGTCACCGCCCGCGTACTCGACCAGGAATATCCGCTCACAGGGGCCCCGCTGGCAGAGGCATTAAAAACACAGGTCCCGGGGGTGGTCGAAACCGCACGCATAAAAGGCACCTTCGGGGGATCCACCGTTTTTACAGTTGGTAACAAATATTTTGAGGAAAAAAGGGCGTTTTTCGCGGACCCCAGCCTGTTGAGGATGTTTTCCCTGCCGCTGGTATCCGGCGATCCGGCCACCGCCCTGGTGGCGCCGGATGGTTTACTCCTCACGGAACACATCGCTAAAAAATACTTCGGAGACAAGAACCCTGTCGGCGAGACCATTCGTATGGGGGACAAGGACGTGTTCAAGGTCACCGGTGTGCTCAAAGACATGCCCTCCAACACCCATTTGCAGGTGGACATTTTATTACCCATGTCGTTTGACGCCAAAACGGACGGCGACATCCTGAACCATCACTGGGACAACCTCAATTTCTATACCTATGTGCAGCTCGACCCGGCAAAAGCCCCGGCGCTGCAACGACAGATCAATCAAATCTACGCTGAGGCAGACGCGAGTTTTAAAGCGGACATCGCCCTGCAACCGGTGGACCGGATCCACCTGTATTCCACTTATCCTTATGACATCACGGGTCACGGGGATATCCGGTACGTGCGCATTTTTTCCTTGGTGGCCTTGATCATTCTCCTGGTCGCCTGTATCAATTTTATGAACCTGGCCACGGCCCGGTCGGCCCGGCGGGCAAAGGAAGTCGGGGTCCGCAAGGTGATCGGCGCCCCGCGCTGGCAACTGATCGCGCAATTCCTTGGAGAATCAGCCGTGGTCACGTTCCTGTCTCTTTTGGCGGGTCTCGTCTTGCTTTTTGTAGCCCTTCCTTTTTTTAACGACGCCCTGGGCACGACGCTGTCGGTAGACTTTGCCTACGGCTGGATACTGCTGGGGGTATTCCTGCTGACGGCGCTGGTGGCGGGTTCCTACCCTGCCCTTTTCCTGTCGGGTTTCAAGCCCGTCAAGGTGCTAAAGGGCACAGCCACCCCCGGGCAATCGTCCACACTTTTTCGGAACGGCCTGGTTGTTTTCCAGTTCGTCGTTTCTATCGTCCTGATGGTGGGGACCCTCGTGGTGTATAGCCAACTGCGGTATATCCGGGAACGCGACCCGGGTTTTAACAAAACAAACCTGCTGTACGCGCGGCTTAAAGGAGACCTGGGGCGACATATAGACGCGCTCGCCGCGCAAATGAACACCAGCCCCCGTCTCGGGAAATACACCGTGGTGTCCGAGATACCCGTCAACCTGAGTATGGGCACGGCCGGGGTTCATTGGGAAGGGAAAGATCCCAACAGCCTTCCGATGTTTTCGGTCATGGGCGTGGATACCGCCACCATTGATGTCTTCGGCATGCACCTGGTCAGCGGGCGCAATTTTTCGACGGCTTACCCTACCGATTCGCTCAACTATATCGTCAACGAAAGCGCGCTCAGGGTGCTGGGCTGGGACGCCCGGACGGCGGTGGGCAAACCGTTGCAGGTATGGGACAATAAGGGGGTGGTGATCGGAGTCATCCACGATTTCAACTTCAAACCGGTTCAGTCCGCGGTGGACCCCTTAATCTTCAAATACAACCCCGGGCCCAAAAACGACTGGCTCAGAAGGATGGTCGTTGTCCAAACCTCACCCGCCGGCATCGGCGACCTGCGCGCCGTCATGACCCGGCTCAACCCCAATTACGACGCCGACTATGGTTTCGTCGACCAGCAACTGTCGGCGCAATACCAGGCGGAACAACGGCTGGGTTTTCTGTTCAACACGTTTGCGGTGCTTGCGATTTTCATTTCCTGTCTCGGGCTGGGGGGCCTGGCGGCCTTTACGGCGGAACAACGCACCAAGGAGATCGGGATCAGAAAGGTCCTCGGCGCTTCCGTGCAGGGCATCGTTGCCCTTTTGTCCCGCGGGTTCCTCCGGCTGGTGGGCGTATCCTTTGCCCTGGCCGCGCCCATCGCCTATTATTGTATGCAACGATGGCTCGGGGACTACGCGTTCCGGATCCAACTCAGCGCCTGGTTTTTTGTCGCGGCGGGCGGCGCCGCAGTCCTGATTGCCCTGGCGACCGTGAGTATACAGGCCGCGCGGGCTGCCATTGTCAACCCTGTCAAAAGCCTAAAGAACGAATAA
- a CDS encoding PQQ-dependent sugar dehydrogenase — MKRYLPLFLLLAACHTTPSRVLILSFSQTEGHPDSVRLIKTLDSMKVRLDTTTDPTRFTDSTLTRYTAVVLLDADGDMLPFASRVALKRFLEAGGGLIRLGHNGVTDYDWNWYKRLIKGDHPYGDRVYNADTLFKRDSLARVFHAVDGLNYGRTTTVYPPVEAHFKKVPLVQGQIFEPTEMTVLPNLDVLFLQRRGEVMLYKNATHQLKQAGLLGVYFHTDKPGVNVEEGMLGLCKDPDYAENHWVYIYYSVLDSPFNRLSRFTFANDTLDPATEKPILEVHTTRDICCHTGGSIAFNHDGLLFLSTGDNSTPFDKGGARFVSHGFAPLDQVPGDQQYDAERSAGNTNDLRGKILRIRVHNDGSYTIPEGNLFKPGTPNTRPEIYVMGDRNPYRISVDQANSFLYWGEVGPDAGSDSLGTRGPRGYDEYNQARAAGNFGWPFFVGNNLAYHAYDYTNGVPGPAFDPQHPRNTSPNNTGLTDLPPAQNAFIWYPYGNSPEFPEVGNGGRTAMAGPVYHCDDYPEETRYPSYYDGKLFIYEWMRDWMMAVTMNDKGDLMEMEPFLPKLPIHHCIDLEVGPDGRFYMLEYGTGWFTKNPDAGLYRLDYDTSFSATGDVASPDGTLASNNPVIQTGRALVQNLDCKSCHQENGKSIGPSFLQVSEKYADHTDVDTYLTQKVIRGGSGVWGDVAMAAHPDINKDDLHKVIQYILALSGEKKGGK; from the coding sequence ATGAAGCGATACTTGCCGTTGTTCCTGCTGCTGGCTGCCTGCCACACCACACCCTCCCGCGTGTTGATCTTATCTTTTTCCCAAACCGAAGGACATCCCGACAGCGTCCGGCTGATCAAGACCCTGGACTCGATGAAGGTCCGCCTGGACACCACCACCGATCCCACCCGCTTTACAGACAGTACCCTGACCCGTTATACCGCCGTCGTGCTGTTGGACGCGGACGGGGACATGTTGCCCTTTGCCAGCCGTGTCGCCCTGAAGCGTTTCCTGGAAGCAGGAGGCGGGTTAATCCGCCTCGGCCATAATGGCGTCACGGACTACGACTGGAACTGGTACAAACGCCTCATTAAAGGGGACCATCCTTACGGGGACCGGGTATACAATGCTGACACCCTCTTCAAAAGAGACAGCCTCGCCCGCGTGTTCCATGCGGTGGACGGGCTGAACTACGGCAGGACGACCACGGTGTATCCGCCGGTCGAAGCCCATTTCAAAAAGGTGCCCCTCGTCCAGGGGCAGATCTTCGAACCCACGGAAATGACGGTCCTGCCCAATCTGGACGTTCTTTTCCTTCAAAGAAGGGGTGAAGTGATGTTGTACAAAAACGCCACCCACCAGCTCAAACAGGCGGGACTCCTGGGCGTCTATTTCCATACCGACAAACCCGGCGTGAACGTGGAAGAGGGGATGCTCGGGCTTTGCAAAGACCCCGACTATGCGGAGAACCACTGGGTATACATCTACTACAGCGTACTCGACAGCCCGTTCAACCGGTTGTCGCGTTTTACTTTTGCAAACGATACCCTGGACCCCGCGACGGAAAAACCCATCCTGGAGGTCCATACCACCCGGGATATATGTTGCCATACGGGTGGATCCATCGCGTTTAACCACGACGGCCTGCTCTTTCTGTCCACGGGGGACAATTCCACGCCCTTTGACAAAGGCGGCGCCCGTTTTGTCAGCCATGGTTTTGCCCCGCTGGACCAGGTTCCCGGCGACCAGCAATACGACGCGGAACGTTCGGCCGGCAACACCAACGACCTCCGCGGGAAGATCCTCCGCATCCGTGTGCACAATGACGGCAGTTATACCATTCCCGAAGGAAACCTTTTTAAACCGGGCACGCCCAATACCCGGCCCGAGATCTATGTCATGGGAGACCGCAATCCTTACCGGATCTCCGTGGACCAGGCCAACAGCTTCCTATACTGGGGCGAGGTCGGACCCGACGCCGGCAGCGACAGCCTCGGCACCCGCGGCCCCAGGGGATACGACGAATACAACCAGGCCCGCGCCGCCGGGAACTTTGGCTGGCCGTTTTTTGTCGGCAACAACCTGGCGTACCACGCCTACGATTATACCAACGGTGTTCCCGGCCCCGCCTTCGATCCGCAACACCCCCGGAATACGTCCCCCAACAATACCGGTCTGACGGACCTGCCTCCCGCCCAAAACGCGTTTATTTGGTATCCTTACGGGAATTCCCCCGAATTCCCCGAAGTCGGAAACGGCGGCCGGACCGCCATGGCCGGACCGGTGTACCACTGCGACGACTACCCCGAAGAAACCCGCTATCCTTCGTATTACGACGGCAAATTGTTTATCTACGAATGGATGCGCGATTGGATGATGGCCGTCACCATGAACGATAAGGGTGACCTCATGGAAATGGAGCCCTTTTTGCCCAAACTGCCCATACACCATTGCATCGACCTCGAAGTGGGGCCCGACGGGCGGTTCTACATGCTGGAATATGGGACGGGGTGGTTTACAAAAAATCCCGATGCCGGGCTTTACCGGCTTGACTACGATACTTCTTTTAGCGCCACCGGCGACGTCGCGTCCCCGGACGGTACCCTGGCCAGCAACAACCCGGTCATCCAGACGGGCCGAGCGCTTGTCCAAAACCTCGACTGCAAAAGCTGTCACCAGGAAAACGGCAAGTCCATCGGCCCTTCGTTCCTACAGGTATCCGAAAAGTATGCGGATCACACCGACGTCGACACCTACCTCACCCAAAAGGTCATCCGGGGCGGCAGCGGTGTCTGGGGTGATGTAGCGATGGCGGCCCACCCTGATATAAACAAGGACGACCTCCACAAGGTTATTCAGTACATTCTCGCGTTGTCGGGGGAAAAGAAGGGGGGCAAATGA
- a CDS encoding DeoR/GlpR family DNA-binding transcription regulator, protein MAKTKINGGTAVPALPKKERKDLILRQVNIHTRLMFNDLVALIDVSEDTIRRDINELAEEGKVIRIKGGVMSAAYHYGHEAETYAQKSKAVIADKVLSLLKDDIIILAGGGTTIREFIKRIPPTLRATFITVNVLTAVELLDKPMIRTIMIGGQVSAYSQMTVSGEVFEYLAGIKADLCIMGTNAIDQVAGLTDSDWETIQVKKAMIKAAEKVAILAISEKLDSTMQMKIADIDEVDYLVTELPPDHPNLQAYRLKDLTIL, encoded by the coding sequence ATGGCAAAGACAAAGATCAACGGTGGCACCGCCGTGCCGGCGCTCCCCAAAAAAGAGCGGAAAGACTTGATCCTAAGACAAGTCAACATCCATACGCGTCTGATGTTCAATGACCTCGTAGCATTGATCGACGTCTCCGAGGATACCATCCGCCGGGACATCAACGAACTTGCGGAGGAAGGCAAAGTCATCCGCATCAAAGGAGGCGTCATGTCCGCCGCCTATCACTACGGGCACGAGGCCGAAACCTACGCCCAAAAGAGCAAGGCCGTCATCGCGGATAAGGTCCTCTCTCTGCTGAAAGACGACATCATCATCCTCGCCGGCGGCGGTACGACGATCCGCGAATTCATCAAAAGGATCCCACCCACATTGCGCGCTACTTTTATTACCGTCAATGTGCTGACCGCGGTCGAATTGCTCGACAAACCCATGATCCGCACCATCATGATCGGCGGACAGGTCTCGGCCTATAGCCAGATGACCGTCAGTGGCGAAGTATTCGAATACCTCGCGGGCATCAAGGCGGACCTCTGCATCATGGGCACCAACGCCATCGATCAGGTCGCCGGGCTGACCGATTCCGACTGGGAAACCATACAGGTGAAAAAAGCCATGATCAAGGCTGCGGAAAAAGTGGCCATCCTGGCCATCAGCGAAAAGCTCGACTCGACGATGCAAATGAAGATCGCCGATATAGACGAGGTGGACTATCTGGTCACGGAGTTACCCCCGGATCACCCGAATTTGCAGGCGTACCGGTTGAAGGATCTGACGATTCTATAG
- a CDS encoding glycoside hydrolase family 43 protein — MGVYLYLLLLLPSSSGNPIFPGWYADPETAVYGHTYWIYPTYSARYNDQVFFDAFSSTDLVHWQKHPHILDTTSVRWAKRAMWAPAIAKKDGKYYFFFGANDIQNDTSLGGIGVAVADRPGGPYRDYLGKPLIGVFHNGAQPIDQAVFQDKDGSWYMIYGGWGHCNIAKLKDDFTGFASAFKEITPEHYVEGPYMIYRKGKYYFMWSEGGWTGPDYSVAYAMADSPMGPFKRIGKILQQDMAVATGAGHHSILHIPGTDDYYIVYHRRPLGETDANHRVVCIDKMEFAPDGTIKPVKITMEGVAPRPL, encoded by the coding sequence ATGGGCGTCTATCTTTATCTGCTGCTGTTGTTGCCATCCTCTTCCGGCAATCCCATTTTTCCCGGTTGGTACGCCGACCCCGAGACCGCGGTCTACGGGCACACCTACTGGATCTATCCCACCTATTCCGCCCGGTATAACGACCAGGTGTTTTTTGATGCTTTTTCCTCCACCGATCTGGTACACTGGCAAAAACATCCGCATATCCTGGACACCACCTCCGTCCGCTGGGCCAAACGCGCGATGTGGGCCCCGGCCATCGCGAAGAAAGACGGGAAGTATTATTTCTTCTTTGGCGCCAACGACATCCAGAACGATACTTCTCTTGGCGGGATAGGTGTGGCCGTGGCCGATCGCCCCGGGGGACCCTACCGCGACTACCTCGGCAAGCCGCTGATCGGCGTTTTTCACAACGGCGCCCAACCTATCGATCAGGCGGTATTCCAGGACAAGGACGGAAGCTGGTATATGATCTATGGAGGTTGGGGGCATTGTAACATTGCAAAGCTCAAGGACGACTTTACGGGGTTTGCGTCGGCGTTTAAGGAAATCACCCCCGAACACTACGTGGAAGGCCCCTATATGATCTACCGGAAGGGCAAGTACTACTTTATGTGGTCCGAGGGTGGTTGGACGGGTCCTGACTATTCGGTCGCTTATGCCATGGCAGACAGCCCCATGGGCCCCTTCAAACGCATCGGCAAAATCCTTCAGCAGGATATGGCCGTGGCCACGGGCGCGGGTCACCACAGCATCCTTCACATCCCCGGAACCGATGACTATTACATCGTCTATCACCGCCGGCCGCTGGGTGAAACCGACGCGAACCATCGCGTCGTGTGTATCGACAAGATGGAGTTTGCGCCGGACGGGACCATAAAGCCGGTGAAGATTACCATGGAAGGGGTGGCGCCGCGGCCGCTATAG
- a CDS encoding TonB-dependent receptor, producing MRYALLLCCLLRVCFAQTLHGRVTGAHGEPVAGATVRVLNTVVEATTGADGRFTLAVGAAAGGVGRTAKAPPDGAARRDAASTARLTLYVTAPGYASRIVSGDSLDISLAPAIRQLDDIVVSAGKKEENSRDLPLSLTTLNAAAAERLWAMEDLRDEVSNLYAAGPGDGRDVISIRGVTSTSYDPAVTTYVDGVSAMSLKSYIPQLFDVDRIEVLKGPQGTLYGRNALGGVINVITRPPTGERKAFVEADLGNYDQQRYSAGLQLPVVRDRLFLSAAVLYEGRHGFYTNDYTHTDFDRQHRFGGNYALRYLAGNHWSVEGTFKHLENRNNGAFPLMATPGMVLAHPYHVDQNAVTTMVDNTVNASLAARYAGPRFTFSTQTAYASNYRIYQQPIDGDFSPVDAITLINNYGKPWNKVSNVTEELRFGSAAAARGLKAGGWDWTAGLYGFYQDVPTKQGTHYGKDAALVGSPDSNYAIVDNSTQYGAGLAAYGQVTRHLAHGWSMTAGLRYDYEHNHERVYGAYVPDGGSASTIQPDTAANASYGAFSPMGAIAKTLDPHTSAYARYARGYRTGGLTAISGDPTQPPLYPYKPEYSNNWEAGVKGAYGRVTADIALFYCVINDVQVPTLELPAGVTVTKNAGRLESRGLDADVQALLATGLRLTYGFGLTHATYDKLDLSQNGSAEDLKGKTQVFTPDMTSNLGLQYTVKLDSKWSAHIRGEWIYRGRQYFDLANKIEQGAYQVVNAGAGVAYGDVTLEGWARNLSKTRYIAYAYDFGATHLGDPCTYGVTLRWAGRL from the coding sequence ATGAGGTACGCGTTGCTGTTATGCTGTCTGCTGCGCGTGTGCTTCGCGCAGACCTTGCATGGCCGCGTCACCGGCGCGCATGGCGAGCCTGTGGCGGGGGCCACCGTACGGGTGTTGAATACGGTCGTGGAGGCCACTACGGGGGCGGACGGCAGGTTCACGCTGGCCGTGGGCGCCGCTGCGGGGGGCGTGGGGCGCACCGCCAAAGCGCCTCCGGATGGCGCCGCCCGACGCGATGCGGCTTCGACCGCGCGCCTCACCCTCTATGTCACTGCTCCGGGCTACGCCTCCCGTATCGTTTCCGGCGACTCGCTCGATATATCGCTGGCCCCGGCCATCCGGCAACTCGATGATATCGTAGTTAGTGCAGGGAAAAAGGAAGAAAACTCCCGGGACCTTCCCCTGAGCCTCACCACCCTGAACGCCGCCGCAGCGGAGCGCCTTTGGGCGATGGAAGACCTGCGCGACGAGGTATCGAACCTTTACGCTGCGGGGCCCGGCGATGGAAGAGATGTGATCTCTATCCGGGGCGTCACCAGCACGTCGTATGATCCCGCCGTCACCACCTATGTGGACGGCGTAAGCGCCATGAGCCTCAAAAGCTATATCCCCCAGCTTTTTGACGTGGACCGGATCGAGGTCCTGAAAGGGCCGCAGGGGACGCTTTATGGGCGTAACGCACTCGGCGGTGTCATCAACGTCATCACACGCCCGCCCACCGGCGAACGAAAAGCTTTTGTGGAAGCCGACCTGGGCAACTATGACCAGCAACGGTATTCGGCGGGGCTGCAACTGCCGGTCGTGCGCGACCGGTTGTTCCTGTCCGCCGCTGTCTTATACGAAGGCCGCCACGGTTTTTACACCAACGACTATACCCATACCGACTTCGACCGCCAGCACCGTTTCGGCGGGAACTATGCGCTGCGCTACCTGGCTGGGAACCATTGGTCTGTGGAAGGTACCTTCAAACACCTGGAGAACCGCAACAACGGCGCCTTTCCGCTGATGGCGACGCCAGGGATGGTCCTGGCCCATCCCTATCATGTCGACCAGAATGCCGTCACCACGATGGTGGACAATACCGTGAATGCGTCGCTGGCGGCACGGTACGCGGGGCCGCGCTTTACCTTTAGCACGCAAACAGCCTATGCTTCCAATTATCGCATCTATCAACAGCCGATCGACGGGGATTTTTCGCCGGTGGATGCCATCACCCTCATCAACAACTATGGGAAGCCTTGGAACAAGGTCAGCAACGTGACTGAGGAGCTGCGCTTTGGGAGCGCGGCGGCCGCGCGAGGCCTCAAAGCCGGCGGCTGGGATTGGACAGCCGGTCTGTACGGCTTTTACCAAGACGTCCCCACTAAACAAGGCACCCACTATGGAAAGGACGCCGCCCTGGTCGGTTCGCCAGACAGCAACTATGCGATCGTCGACAACTCCACGCAATACGGTGCAGGGCTGGCCGCTTACGGGCAGGTTACCCGTCACCTGGCCCACGGGTGGAGTATGACCGCAGGGTTGCGGTATGATTATGAGCACAACCATGAACGGGTATACGGCGCATACGTGCCGGACGGCGGCAGCGCGAGCACGATCCAACCCGATACCGCGGCGAACGCTTCTTATGGTGCCTTTTCCCCCATGGGCGCGATCGCCAAAACGCTTGACCCGCACACCAGCGCCTACGCCCGCTATGCGCGGGGCTACCGCACGGGAGGGCTTACCGCCATCAGCGGGGATCCTACCCAGCCGCCTTTGTATCCCTACAAACCCGAATACAGCAACAACTGGGAAGCAGGCGTAAAAGGAGCATACGGACGGGTCACCGCCGACATCGCCCTTTTCTATTGCGTCATCAACGACGTCCAGGTACCCACGCTCGAACTCCCGGCGGGCGTGACCGTGACAAAGAACGCGGGCCGGCTGGAAAGCCGGGGTCTCGACGCCGACGTTCAGGCGCTCCTCGCGACCGGGCTGCGGTTGACGTATGGCTTTGGCTTGACCCACGCGACGTATGACAAACTCGACCTGTCGCAAAACGGGAGCGCCGAGGATCTTAAAGGCAAGACGCAGGTCTTTACGCCGGATATGACGTCCAACCTGGGGTTGCAGTACACGGTAAAACTGGATTCCAAATGGAGCGCGCATATAAGGGGCGAGTGGATCTATCGCGGCCGTCAGTACTTCGACCTGGCCAATAAGATCGAGCAGGGCGCTTACCAGGTCGTCAACGCCGGCGCGGGTGTTGCCTACGGCGACGTCACCCTGGAAGGGTGGGCGAGAAACCTGTCCAAAACACGGTACATCGCCTACGCGTACGACTTCGGCGCGACGCACCTGGGGGACCCATGTACTTATGGCGTTACGCTTCGGTGGGCAGGTAGATTATAG